In Thermosulfurimonas sp. F29, the sequence CTGTAATGATTATTAAATTGATTCTGTTAATTTTTTCTCTTGTGATATTGACTATTATTGTTTTTAGTTTTCAAAAATTTCTAAGAGATTGGGAAATATATTACTTGAGTTTTGGAATGGTAGTGGGGCAAGTTTTATTTCCTGTATGGTTTTTTCAGGGGATGGAAAGAATGAAGTACATTACTTTTTTGAATTTGATGGCTAGATTGTTGTTTACTATATCTATTTTTATTTTTATACGAAAAGTTTCTGATTATATATATGTTCCGCTATTAAATTCGGTTGGCATTATATCGGCCGGCCTTCTTGGAATATGGGTAGCTTTTAAAAAATTTCCTATTTATTTAAAAATACCTTCTTGGACCGAAGTAAAGCATCAATTAAAAGAAGGGGGATATATTTTTATTTCACGAATAAGTATAAGTTTTTACACCATTTCAAATGTGTTTTTTTTAGGACTATTGACCAATAATACTATTGTTGGAATTTATTCTGCCGCCGAAAGGTTAATTAATGCTATAAAAGCATTTAATAACGTGATACTCCAAGTAATGTTTCCTTTTATTTCGAAAGTTGCTAAAGAATCTCCTTCCAAAACTCTTAAGATAGTGAATGAGGAATTAAAGATTTTTTTAACACTAGAGCTTGCTTTATGTGTTTTTATATATCTATTCTCTTATAAAATTGTTTTAATCTTCTTGGGT encodes:
- a CDS encoding flippase — protein: MLGRMVREFLQNKDKKQLFENFISLSLLQGVNYILPLITLPYLVRVLGPEKFGLIAFSRAFVQYFNVLTDYGFNLSATREISIYRESKERISEIFSAVMIIKLILLIFSLVILTIIVFSFQKFLRDWEIYYLSFGMVVGQVLFPVWFFQGMERMKYITFLNLMARLLFTISIFIFIRKVSDYIYVPLLNSVGIISAGLLGIWVAFKKFPIYLKIPSWTEVKHQLKEGGYIFISRISISFYTISNVFFLGLLTNNTIVGIYSAAERLINAIKAFNNVILQVMFPFISKVAKESPSKTLKIVNEELKIFLTLELALCVFIYLFSYKIVLIFLGKNFIDSAPIIRILIFTVPLILASAVIGQQILLNFNLKRLFTTSIVYVSLFHLVLLPIFIHFMEGIGAAIVVLITECAIVLFRIVGLYKADRKLFALLRRAY